The Thalassotalea sp. HSM 43 genome window below encodes:
- a CDS encoding zinc-binding dehydrogenase, with amino-acid sequence MTNTNVGFALKLIDDVETPLSQRLELIEKPIPALKPGQVLVKMLAAPINPSDLVYLMGKYGLPPVDGAYAGFEGCGEVIDANAGLYGKYLKGKRVALSAAPGGDGVWGKYAITYANYCLPVRKELTDAQAATLIVNPCTSVCLVERAKQLGAKAIVLNAAASQVGKGVIRYAKLQGIKTIATVRSAKNVAVLKDLDADRVLLAEDGDFKAQLKQACIDLKASVFLDAVADKDTPRVMSQMGKGATAIVYGRLTETLHPFGGYFSVSDLLFKDQHIEGFWLATYIGKANPLQVLALSRKVQKLFSDGIFETDVYGHFKPQQFLSALEHYAVHKSDGKVLLTFD; translated from the coding sequence ATGACTAACACCAATGTGGGCTTCGCCCTTAAATTAATCGACGATGTCGAAACGCCATTATCACAACGCTTAGAATTAATTGAAAAACCAATTCCAGCACTAAAGCCTGGGCAAGTGTTGGTGAAAATGTTGGCAGCACCAATCAATCCATCTGATTTAGTCTACCTGATGGGCAAATATGGCTTGCCACCGGTTGATGGTGCATACGCTGGATTCGAAGGTTGTGGCGAAGTTATTGATGCCAACGCCGGATTGTATGGCAAATATTTAAAAGGTAAACGTGTCGCTTTATCGGCAGCGCCGGGCGGCGACGGGGTTTGGGGTAAATACGCTATTACCTACGCGAACTACTGTTTACCGGTTCGCAAAGAGTTGACCGATGCGCAAGCGGCAACCCTGATCGTTAACCCATGTACATCGGTGTGTTTGGTTGAACGCGCTAAACAATTGGGTGCTAAAGCGATCGTATTAAACGCCGCAGCAAGCCAAGTCGGTAAAGGCGTTATTCGCTATGCAAAATTGCAAGGAATCAAAACCATTGCCACGGTACGTTCAGCAAAAAACGTTGCCGTTTTAAAGGATTTAGACGCAGATCGAGTACTGTTGGCTGAAGATGGTGACTTTAAAGCGCAATTGAAACAAGCTTGCATTGACCTAAAAGCGAGTGTGTTTCTTGACGCTGTTGCCGATAAAGATACACCGCGAGTAATGTCACAAATGGGCAAGGGCGCAACGGCGATTGTTTATGGTCGACTCACAGAAACATTACACCCTTTTGGTGGTTACTTCTCGGTATCGGATTTATTGTTTAAAGACCAGCACATCGAAGGCTTTTGGCTAGCGACTTATATTGGTAAAGCCAACCCATTACAGGTCTTGGCTTTATCGCGCAAAGTGCAAAAGCTGTTCAGTGACGGTATTTTTGAGACCGATGTTTACGGCCACTTTAAGCCACAACAATTTTTGTCGGCGTTAGAGCATTATGCTGTACACAAAAGTGATGGCAAAGTATTGCTAACGTTTGATTAA
- a CDS encoding DUF3630 family protein translates to MKLTQINSHTVRLDLANQWDQEQALSLSQEILGKLGEHQVIETIAGADRFDCRFRFAEQDFVLHFEHYSESCWIEADDEFNELGIAPLLPVLIKR, encoded by the coding sequence ATGAAACTAACACAGATTAACAGTCATACAGTTCGCCTCGATTTGGCTAACCAATGGGACCAAGAACAAGCTCTTTCCTTAAGCCAGGAGATCCTCGGCAAACTTGGTGAACATCAAGTCATTGAAACGATAGCCGGAGCCGATCGTTTCGATTGTCGTTTTCGCTTTGCCGAGCAAGACTTTGTCTTACACTTCGAGCACTACAGTGAATCATGCTGGATAGAGGCCGACGATGAGTTTAATGAGCTTGGTATTGCGCCGCTTTTGCCTGTTTTAATCAAACGTTAG